A genomic segment from Ciconia boyciana chromosome 5, ASM3463844v1, whole genome shotgun sequence encodes:
- the SCOC gene encoding short coiled-coil protein isoform X1, with translation MHVSKTLKKGSKMELPLDEEDGTFTNISLADDSEHLSGILSSKVERAHSTMMNADMDAVEAENQVELEEKTRLINQVLELQHTLEDLSARVDAVKEENLKLKSENQVLGQYIENLMSASSVFQTTDTKSKRK, from the exons ATGCATGTCtcaaaaactttgaaaaaaggaagcaaaatggaGTTACCTTTGGATGAGGAGGATGGAACTTTCACGAACATTTCTTTGGCAGATGATTCAG AGCATCTCTCAGGAATACTCTCTTCAAAAGTGGAAAGAGCCCATTCTACAATGATGAATGCCGACATGGATG CTGTTGAGGCTGAGAATCAGGTGGAATTAGAAGAGAAAACACGACTTATTAATCAAGTTTTGGAACTGCAGCACACACTTGAAG ATCTGTCAGCACGAGTAGATGCTGTTAAGGAAGAAAACTTgaaactgaaatcagaaaacCAAGTTCTTGGACAGTATATAGAAAATCTGATGTCAGCGTCTAGCGTTTTCCAAACAACtgacacaaaaagcaaaaggaagtaA
- the SCOC gene encoding short coiled-coil protein isoform X3, translated as MMNADMDDLSARVDAVKEENLKLKSENQVLGQYIENLMSASSVFQTTDTKSKRK; from the exons ATGATGAATGCCGACATGGATG ATCTGTCAGCACGAGTAGATGCTGTTAAGGAAGAAAACTTgaaactgaaatcagaaaacCAAGTTCTTGGACAGTATATAGAAAATCTGATGTCAGCGTCTAGCGTTTTCCAAACAACtgacacaaaaagcaaaaggaagtaA
- the SCOC gene encoding short coiled-coil protein isoform X2 — protein sequence MMNADMDAVEAENQVELEEKTRLINQVLELQHTLEDLSARVDAVKEENLKLKSENQVLGQYIENLMSASSVFQTTDTKSKRK from the exons ATGATGAATGCCGACATGGATG CTGTTGAGGCTGAGAATCAGGTGGAATTAGAAGAGAAAACACGACTTATTAATCAAGTTTTGGAACTGCAGCACACACTTGAAG ATCTGTCAGCACGAGTAGATGCTGTTAAGGAAGAAAACTTgaaactgaaatcagaaaacCAAGTTCTTGGACAGTATATAGAAAATCTGATGTCAGCGTCTAGCGTTTTCCAAACAACtgacacaaaaagcaaaaggaagtaA